One genomic segment of Chitinophaga sancti includes these proteins:
- the lpxK gene encoding tetraacyldisaccharide 4'-kinase, producing the protein MLQYLKILLYPFSLLYGLVMWTRNRMYDNKVLNAVEFDLPVIAVGNLSVGGTGKTPHVEHLIRLLKDRVHTATLSRGYNRRTRGYLLADENSTASQLGDEPMQFHQKYPDISVCVGEERMLAIPQLLGERPETQVILLDDAFQHRSVKPGMNIMITDYSRRFTKDHVVPFGRLREGRKGYERANCIIVSKCPPHLSETEKNAIWQEINPLPGQHVYFTTLQYGQLYDLFSGAPTTIPADTTLLLVAGIARPEPLLQHLKSSHREVFLLPFPDHYYYGVHDLDKIQRELGNLPGENKMVITTEKDAVRLQLLAPQLRERNITIAVMPVEISFLFGEGDSFNNYIFDYVERFGSNHD; encoded by the coding sequence ATGCTTCAATATCTTAAGATCTTATTATATCCTTTCTCACTTTTGTACGGTTTGGTAATGTGGACCCGCAACAGGATGTACGACAATAAAGTACTCAATGCTGTGGAATTCGACCTGCCCGTGATAGCAGTGGGCAACCTTTCTGTAGGAGGCACCGGCAAGACTCCCCATGTCGAACATCTCATCCGCCTGCTCAAAGACCGCGTACACACCGCCACCCTGAGCCGAGGTTACAACCGCCGTACCAGGGGCTACCTGCTGGCAGATGAAAACAGCACCGCCTCACAGCTGGGTGATGAACCTATGCAGTTTCACCAAAAGTACCCGGACATCAGCGTTTGCGTGGGCGAAGAGAGAATGCTCGCCATTCCCCAACTGCTCGGAGAGCGCCCTGAAACTCAGGTGATCCTCCTGGACGATGCCTTCCAGCACCGCTCTGTAAAACCAGGTATGAACATCATGATCACCGACTACAGCCGCCGGTTTACCAAAGATCATGTGGTACCCTTTGGCCGCCTCCGGGAAGGACGCAAAGGATACGAAAGGGCCAATTGTATCATCGTATCCAAATGTCCGCCCCACCTTTCTGAAACTGAAAAAAACGCTATCTGGCAGGAAATCAATCCATTGCCTGGGCAACATGTATATTTTACCACCTTGCAATATGGTCAGCTGTACGACCTGTTCAGCGGTGCACCCACTACCATACCGGCCGATACAACGCTGTTGCTGGTAGCAGGTATCGCCCGTCCTGAACCACTCCTGCAGCACTTGAAAAGCAGCCACCGGGAGGTCTTCCTGCTGCCTTTTCCCGATCATTATTACTATGGGGTGCACGACCTTGATAAGATACAACGTGAACTCGGGAACCTGCCCGGGGAGAATAAAATGGTGATCACCACAGAAAAAGATGCCGTAAGGCTACAGCTCCTGGCCCCGCAACTCCGGGAGCGAAACATAACCATCGCCGTTATGCCGGTGGAAATATCTTTCCTGTTTGGGGAAGGAGATTCATTTAATAATTATATTTTTGATTACGTGGAACGGTTTGGAAGTAACCATGATTAA
- a CDS encoding 5-formyltetrahydrofolate cyclo-ligase, protein MNTPSDQITTLNGQLLAQCRLLDFSPYKLAHIFLPIREKKEVDTLALVDYTRIHFPDLQWVISRSNMADSTMLHYLWDQNTVLEKNNYGIPEPTSGTLIAPSELDMVFVPLLAFDTAGHRVGYGKGMYDRFLEQCRPDVTTIGLSLFDPVTGIADIGAWDVPLHIVVTPNTTYHFTKS, encoded by the coding sequence ATGAATACTCCCTCCGACCAGATTACCACGCTCAATGGGCAGTTGCTCGCACAATGCAGGCTACTGGATTTCAGCCCTTACAAGCTGGCACACATTTTTCTACCTATCAGGGAAAAAAAGGAAGTGGATACACTTGCCCTTGTAGACTATACCCGGATCCATTTTCCGGACCTCCAATGGGTAATTTCCCGTTCCAATATGGCTGATAGCACCATGTTGCATTACCTTTGGGATCAAAACACCGTACTGGAAAAGAACAACTACGGCATTCCCGAACCCACGTCAGGTACGCTCATTGCGCCATCTGAGCTGGACATGGTATTTGTACCACTGCTGGCATTCGATACCGCCGGCCACCGCGTAGGTTATGGAAAAGGGATGTACGACCGCTTCCTGGAACAATGCCGCCCGGACGTTACCACCATCGGACTGTCATTGTTCGACCCGGTAACCGGCATCGCCGACATCGGCGCCTGGGATGTTCCACTGCATATCGTGGTCACACCCAATACGACTTATCATTTCACAAAAAGCTGA
- the bioD gene encoding dethiobiotin synthase: MTNRIFITGIGTGVGKTITSACITESLQADYWKPVQTGLTEGTDTDTIKNLLTNPVSRCHKEAYRLQEPASPHLAARLENVTINVKRIIEIAETYQPANRPLIIEGAGGLMVPITETTFTIDLIQQLKAKVIIVAGNYLGSINHSLLTAKVLQQAQIPVLGWIFSGETHTNEDEVVSWSGFPKLGRIPQTSHIDKAFVKEQAEKLSLQLK, from the coding sequence ATGACAAACCGCATCTTCATCACCGGCATTGGCACGGGCGTAGGCAAAACCATCACCTCCGCCTGCATCACCGAGTCTCTCCAGGCCGATTACTGGAAACCTGTCCAAACCGGTCTGACAGAAGGTACCGATACTGATACCATAAAAAATCTACTCACAAATCCAGTTTCAAGATGCCATAAAGAGGCCTATCGCCTCCAGGAACCAGCCTCCCCGCACCTTGCTGCAAGGCTCGAAAACGTAACCATTAATGTAAAAAGAATAATAGAAATAGCTGAGACTTACCAACCGGCCAACCGCCCCCTCATTATCGAAGGCGCCGGCGGCCTCATGGTACCTATCACCGAAACCACCTTTACCATCGACCTGATCCAACAACTCAAAGCCAAAGTCATTATTGTAGCAGGCAACTACCTCGGCTCCATCAACCATTCTTTGCTCACCGCAAAAGTCCTCCAGCAGGCTCAGATCCCCGTTCTGGGCTGGATCTTCAGCGGCGAAACACATACTAATGAAGACGAAGTTGTCTCCTGGTCCGGGTTCCCCAAACTGGGCAGAATTCCTCAAACCAGCCATATTGACAAGGCTTTTGTAAAGGAACAGGCAGAAAAGCTATCTTTACAGTTAAAATAA
- a CDS encoding pyridoxal-phosphate dependent enzyme has protein sequence MKFCNSILETIGNTPLVKLHRVTAGLPCPVFAKVEFFNPGNSIKDRMAIKMVEVAEKQGLLKPGGTIIEGTSGNTGMGLALAAVIKGYKCIFTTTDKQSKEKVDILKAVGAEVIVCPTNVEPEDPRSYYSVSKRLATEVPNSFYVNQYDNLANRDAHYEQTGPEIWEQTDGKVTHLVVATGTGGTITGTGKFLKEKNPDIKVWAIDSYGSLLKKYFETGELDMSEVYPYITEGIGEDFVPQNYDMNVIDAFTKVTDKDGAVMARRITKEEGIFVGYSAGSAIAGLLQLKASLKPTDVVVVIFHDSGSRYVGKVYNDQWMMERGFLDVKTVKDVVNGRRNQPLVTIEQEEKVSEAINKMKKYDIEHIPVLHQQEIVGSISENGLFNRLIDDVNLKDAQIKQVMQAAFPEVKMDTPIEKLSSYINKENGAVLTRDESGKAHIITKYDIIQALGN, from the coding sequence ATGAAGTTTTGTAACAGCATCCTTGAAACCATAGGAAACACCCCATTGGTAAAACTCCACCGCGTTACCGCAGGCCTTCCCTGCCCTGTCTTTGCCAAAGTAGAATTTTTTAACCCTGGTAACTCTATCAAAGACCGTATGGCAATCAAAATGGTAGAAGTCGCAGAAAAACAAGGTTTACTAAAACCAGGCGGCACCATCATAGAAGGCACCTCCGGCAACACAGGTATGGGGCTTGCGCTGGCCGCTGTGATCAAGGGTTACAAATGTATATTTACCACCACCGATAAACAGTCCAAAGAAAAAGTAGACATCCTCAAAGCCGTAGGCGCCGAGGTGATCGTATGCCCTACAAACGTAGAGCCTGAAGATCCCCGCTCCTACTACTCCGTATCCAAACGCCTGGCTACTGAGGTGCCGAACAGTTTCTATGTAAACCAATATGATAACCTTGCCAATCGTGATGCACACTACGAACAAACGGGTCCTGAAATATGGGAACAGACAGATGGAAAGGTGACGCACCTGGTTGTGGCCACGGGTACTGGCGGTACCATTACCGGTACGGGCAAGTTCCTGAAAGAAAAGAATCCGGATATAAAAGTTTGGGCCATAGACAGCTACGGCTCCCTGCTGAAGAAATACTTTGAAACAGGTGAACTGGATATGTCGGAAGTTTATCCTTACATCACAGAAGGTATCGGCGAAGACTTTGTACCGCAGAACTACGACATGAATGTGATTGATGCTTTTACAAAAGTAACGGACAAAGACGGCGCGGTGATGGCCAGACGTATTACCAAAGAAGAAGGCATCTTTGTGGGTTACTCCGCCGGTTCTGCGATTGCAGGGCTATTACAACTGAAAGCGTCGTTGAAACCAACGGATGTAGTGGTAGTGATCTTCCATGATTCCGGTAGCCGCTATGTAGGTAAAGTGTACAATGATCAGTGGATGATGGAAAGAGGTTTCCTCGATGTGAAGACTGTGAAAGATGTGGTGAATGGTCGCCGCAACCAGCCATTGGTGACGATAGAGCAGGAAGAGAAAGTGAGTGAGGCGATCAATAAAATGAAGAAATATGATATCGAACATATCCCGGTTTTACATCAGCAGGAAATAGTAGGCTCTATATCTGAAAATGGGCTTTTCAACAGGCTGATTGATGATGTGAACCTGAAAGATGCGCAGATCAAACAGGTGATGCAGGCAGCATTTCCGGAGGTAAAAATGGATACGCCGATAGAGAAATTGTCCTCTTATATCAATAAAGAAAATGGTGCGGTGCTGACACGCGATGAAAGTGGAAAGGCACACATCATTACCAAATACGATATTATTCAGGCACTTGGCAACTAA